Proteins encoded in a region of the Podarcis muralis chromosome 4, rPodMur119.hap1.1, whole genome shotgun sequence genome:
- the ARL6 gene encoding ADP-ribosylation factor-like protein 6 yields the protein MGLFDKLAGWLGLKKKEVHVLCLGLDNSGKTTIINKLKPSNAQTQDIVPTIGFSVEKFKTSSLSFTVFDMSGQGRYRNLWEHYYKDCQAIIFVIDSNDTLRMVVAKEELDTLMNHPDLKHRRIPILFFANKMDLRFAVSSVKVSQLLALENIKDKPWHICASDALKGEGLQEGVDWLQDQIQAMKT from the exons ATGGGATTATTTGACAAGCTAGCAGGCTGGCTTGGTCTGAAGAAGAAAGAGGTTCATGTTCTGTGCCTTGGGTTGGACAATAGTGGCAAGACAACAATTATTAACAAACTAAAACCATCTAAT gCTCAAACTCAAGATATTGTTCCCACAATAGGATTCAGTGTAGAAAAATTTAAGACATCTAG tTTGTCATTCACTGTGTTTGATATGTCGGGTCAAGGTAGATACAGAAATCTTTGGGAACACTACTACAA AGATTGCCAGGCCATTATTTTTGTCATTGATAGCAATGACACACTAAGAATGGTTGTGGCCAAAGAAGAACTTGACACTCTCATGAATCATCCAG ATCTTAAACACCGAAGAATACCAATTTTGTTCTTTGCAAACAAGATGGACCTCAGGTTTGCTGTGTCATCAGTAAAAGTATCTCAGTTATTGGCTTTGGAGAACATCAAAGACAAGCCATGGCATATCTG TGCTAGTGATGCTCTTAAAGGAGAAGGTTTGCAAGAAGGTGTAGACTGGCTTCAAG ATCAGATCCAGGCAATGAAGACATGA